In Scomber japonicus isolate fScoJap1 chromosome 11, fScoJap1.pri, whole genome shotgun sequence, the genomic stretch CAAACACCGCCAACATATTCACGACACTCGTACGCACGCACCGATAGATTTTTATATGAAAACACCAGATCCATGGAAAAAACCTTTAATCCACGTCTAAAAGCTGTGGTCGCCCCATGAAGAGATCAGCCTCCTAAAAAACGCGAACTGCACCACTTTAACATCACTTTGCAGGCTGGTCCCCAGTTGAAGCGGAACACTGTGGTGGTATTAGAAGAGGCTGTTGAGATTTTGATTGCAGTTTGTGGTGCAAATAAACTGTGGAATGAACAACACCATTCAGCTTTTCCAGGCTCCCAGTGATTTTTGGAGGAAATAAACCATTTAccatctctgtttctctttcttttcaaagGCATGACCAAAGAAAAtctctttagtgttaaaatacTGTTAATGCTAATCATGACTTGAAGTTGTTTTGTACAAATAAGTCaccaataaaaaataaagaaataacttCCTGACATTTTAGCATTAAGCCTTCAAAAGAGGAGCGAAACTGTGAAAGTTAAAGAGTTGGTTTTACTTCTTGTAGCTATATCTTTCACATCAAACACTCTCTAATAACTCTAATAACTGAATTTATTCACAATGGACACACGATAGACAGCGCTCCTTCCTAAATGAACGGCAACGTAAAAAATAAGTTTGACTTGAAAGAGAAGCCTCTCGCAATGGAAACTCCCCACAGGAAGATAGTGGTTTACCAACTGTCCTGTCTCTGTTTCACTCTGCGCTGGTGCAAATGGGCTCATTCTGTGTCTTGTTTGTCTGTTAATGAAAGAGTAGCTTAAATGACTTCTGAAAGGATGAGGCTGATGAAGACAGATGCTGAATCTTCTGTTGCAAGctcaggaaaaaggaaaggctgatggagagagatggaaagaaagggtaaaaagaaagaggaaagacaaAGGCAGAAGAtgagaataaaagagaaacactggtgaggaaagagagtgagggaagaagagaggttGGTGTGAGATACAGAGATATCTGCCATGCTTGAAAGGAAGACAGTGCCATCTAGAGACCTCATGGTAACAGTTGACCAGTTTCAGCCAtgataaacatgcacacagggTTATTTAGACTCACATGCACAGTGTTGTCCACCCCTGACAGGTTAATGGtggatattttaatattttttttgttatttaattgGATTTATTATATTAAGTCTCACTGATTTGTAGTTTCTGATAGtgaattttaattttgttgtttcaGAGGCTGCTATACTCTGACAAGATTATCATTTTTGAAGAAGCACAAAATGTCTCCTGAATAATGAATGCTTAATGATTTTGGTCTGAGTCACAAGCTTTTGTTTaaatcctcacacacacacacacacacacacacacacacacgcacacacacacacacacacatacacactactgcATGAAACATGTTTGAATAAAGGGGATATTATCttgctttttgtcattttatgtcatttttatactgttGTCGAATATCCTTgataaacatggtcaaagttcccaACTTTGAGTTGAATATGTAAGAAATGTTAtgatgttattattgttattgttattgttactacatacCAACAAATGGccgtagcctttgttgctaaggttgctCCATGGGTTGTTTGCATTGTCCACTCGCATACCCTAGATCAGACTCAGACTCTAACATGTACGTTTCCATTTTGAACAAAGAACGAGTCACAGAAGTTAAATTCTACTATACTGGTTTGTTTACGAAGCCTTTGGTGGAGACACAGCTTCCGGAAACTGGCCGATCACTACAGAGTGGGCTAAAGAGACGGGAGCTAAAAcaacctgtttcagacagaggctgaaccgaggggctgcataaagcaCCAGTGTAACATAAATAAGACGTTTTGAGTAGTGAAGATGTTTCAGTAGAGCCCCACattataaatatagacctgaaaTAAGCATGATACGTCTCCTTTAATTCCACCCATTGCTTATTTAGACAGCAAATCAAACCTTTGCCAGGAAGTTTTTGGATAGAGGACCCTCATCTCCCTCTGCTGTTGTGCTCCCCGCTGCTTCCATTCGGTGTTCCCAGGCTCTGCATTTTCCATGGGGCCAGTTGGGTTTTCACCAAAATGTGGTTTTCTCAACCATTATGACATCCTGGGCCATTTATCAGTttcataacaaaaacaaatgtcccCATCTAGAGCTGTATCGAGCTTGCATTCAATTTTATTACTTCCTCTAGAAGTAATCACAAGTTATGGAACAACAGGGAGAAGCTGGATTAAAAAACACtatttataatgatttaaaaattaTGTCATTGAGTGGAAACTGTCTTCTGTCATGGCTTATCTTTAACTGTTTTGATCTTAACATCCCAGGCTTGAATAGTAAACTTCTTAAATATTAACAGAGAGGCAGTCTGCTCgccttttatttttgtttcatttagatATTCGGAgagtaaaaacacacttttggaAACTGTCTGGTGGGATTCAATTCTAGGCCACTAGACACCAGTGGCAGGAAACCTAAACACCTATCTTGGGTATAAGCCTGTAAAAATGGATACATAATAAACAGTATATGAGGGAGATTTTCCCCAACAGCTGATTAACTAATAATACGCTTACTGGATCAAAAGCATGCACCATCTGCGGATTGTGTTGCCCTTATATTGACAGAGAGGTGATTTTCTCTTGCTGGATTTAACTAAACTCCAGAGATTTTGGTCCGTGACACTGGTTTGGATATGTTTGTGCTATAACAGATCTTGGAAAGGGTtgtgaagaaaagagaaggagtaATTCTCTCATGTTCACTCAAGGAGATGGCTAACAGAACAGGAAGCATGGGGAAAGTGATCTTACTTTTGAAGAATCTCTCTGCTTTCTGGTGGTGTGGAAGCTCTCCCATGtaggttatttaaaaaaaacacacacacacacacacaggagagaataTAGGATTATTGCACATTTACTGTATGCAAATAAAGAGATATACAAAGCAAAGTACAATGACATAATGCATTGAACAGTAAAAatgtatgagagagagatagagagaaaaaaagaagaagctgagGAGCACACAGGCACAGTAGACATTAACTCCATAGACTCACAGCAGCTTTCTGCATAATAAATAAACCGATATCACTGTCATCTGAAGTTTAGTAAAATGTGCTTATTCAGTGCTAAATTTACGTGTTACATATCTCCCTCATCATTTtatgacacagacacataaatcaCTGATTAGACATTAAACATGTGAACTTTTCTCCATCTACACAATTTTCAGTTAGGATCCAGGACCTTGAATTGATTTTgcttttcattctttcacttttctttttaatattattgATCACTTGTAATGTAGGTGATCTACAGTATTAAACATACTGAGTTGGCTGCTGCACATTTTGCCACTTGTTAAGCCAGAGTGAGGGGATTACTAACATGTACAATACACCTACAGTTACCACAAGTCAGGACATATTAAGCTTGCTCTGATAAGTTCAATATTATTATAGTAATAGGTAGAGTGTTACATATCTGTGATCTTCAaaatatttggaaaaaaaaacgtTATTAACTGTGTataattagaaaataataaGCATTTAGTGAACTGGGATCTGTATCCTATGGCTTGTCTTTGAGATTGACaatggtgtttttttaaggtttgGGTTGGAATAGCtttgaagaagaggaggggcaTGTCAGTTTTCGTGAAGCAGGAAGTTCTTGATGGGTTGTGGCAGTGGTAATGATGGTATGTTGTTTAGACGGCTTTTGCCCATTGCTCTACGGATCCTGATCCGACACAGGTGCGTCAGCCTACGAGGGATTcctgaaaggagaaaaaggggAGATCTCCTCAGCAGCTGCAACAGCACAACAAGCTACAGATAAATGAAGATGGTTAAAATGAACAGTACTATTTCACTCAATTAAATAtggacttttaaaaaataatttctttgaCATTTATGCTGTGAGTCATGTCAGATCTTTAGCTTTTTTTAGTCTCAGCTGTCAAAAACAATGAGAAATAATGATTGTGTAATTCTAAATGTCTCTATAATAAGTTtaaacagctgagagacagatttattattaacaaattCCCTGAAACCAAACTATAAACGGGAAAAAACAATGCTGTAAGCAATGCTGTCTTTCTTTGAACAATTACTGCAGATGTGCCATAGGCCTTTTTTTCACAGAGATATTTTGACTTGTTATAGTAAGAAAAGGACAAATGTTActaataatatcaataatgtCTCTGTTCTATTCAAGCGACCCAGTGGGCAATCTGTGTGACTGTGAACCCTAACCACTCACTCACTATTCCCTGTACACTctgtttattctattttatacaCCTGTCATCATTGACAGGTATAAAGGCAAACTGTAGTTTCACAAATGCACTACAGTGAGGCtagaaaccctaaccctggcaGAATTAAGGGACGCTGAGCCGATCCCGTCCCTGGCAACAGGAAAGAAATGGATGGCTTAGAACAGTAGGCAAAATCTGCACTCCACCATGGTGACCTCGTAGGCCAAGTCCAACATGGAAGAAGTGGCTTAGGGCTTGGCGGAAAACAACCTTGCTGGAACAAGAGCAGCACTAGAGCTTCGGAAGTTGATCATGGCCGAAGTCCGCCGACAGAAGGAGTGCCAAGGCTGTGTTGCAAGCTAAACAGAGCCAACAGATGAGATGGGAGAATGTAGAAAAATGGGAGATCAGCTGGAAGGACGTGTGGAAGATGGAGTCAAGCAGGATAAGTTTCCTCATTCAAACAAAATACgacgtccttcctacctctgaAAATCTTAATGAATGGGCGAAGATCCATCATGCCCCCTGCAATTAACACCAGCTTCACTTTGACACATCTTCACCAGCTGTAAAGTGAGCTTCTCCTAATGTTGGTATACCTGGAGACAAAATCACTCCAGGTACTCAAGTGCCTAGCAGCAACTCTGGAAAGCAGGAGGACAACCAACGATGCCCACAAGAACCAACCCAGTTACTCCAATTGCCTTTATTCAGGAAGGGGTAGGTCAACTCTCAGCACACTGTCTACTTTGTGGCGCTCACAGTCCTTCGGGAGGACGCTTTGCAGGAAGCCTTCAAACGAAAGAAACTGCAACATAGCAAGCCTTCATTGGAGGAAGAACAGCAGGGCTGGAAAGCAAACATCTGCCTTGTACAAGTTGGCTATGGGGCTTCGTGGTGACATCAACTATAAGATTAATGAGGGACCTGGGGATCAGTGGACAAGCCCTAACCCAGGCCATGAAGGAAACATCAGTGGAGGCAGAGCGCTGTAGCCAGTGGCTCTGGTTGAAGAGGAAAGATTCCAGCTGGTCTCCCGAATAAACCAGAGAGGTAGATGCAGGGGTGGTTATGGGACACCAGAATGCACAACTAAGCATACTGTAGACATTGTGGAGTCATCACCCAGTAAGCAAAACGTTGGTGACAGTAGGAGCCCACCTGACAACCCCAATGACATGTCTGCCCAGACTTTTTCAGCATTGGACTGGAGTAGTGCAGGTCAGTGCTTAAACCTTCCATCAATACTAGGAGGATGGGAGTTTAAGAGGTGGCACTTTAGATTTTAACATTGCattctgtgtgtttgaaaacaTCTATAAAATGCAACACATGGCAGAAAGTCCaaaacatggacactactttTTTCAGTCCACTGAATAAATTTACACCCAGAATTTAGACACCAGGACTCATAGGGACCAACCAATTACATTGAAAAACAAGGTAACTTGTCTACAGTGCCTCCCATGCTCAAACTTTTTACTactctatatttaaaaagattgCACATATCTATTTAGAATTCTTTACTGCAATACAATTTTTCCTAGTGCCTGCTGGGATTTCTCCTGAATAACCACCAAATGCCTCTGGCTCTGTATAAAAGCCTTCCTTCAACAATCACTGGTTAGAAACATATCAGTCCTCACTGGCATCGACACATTCACAGATTTTTCCCCTCCTGTATATTTACTCACTCCTCGCCTCCAGGAAGACCCTGAGTGCCTCTGGATCCACCTTCCTCCGGTTAGGAGCCTCAAGCTCTGATTCCCAGGGCACGAGGGCCGGGTTAGCCCCGTGGTCCAGCAGCAGGCGGATGAATCCCACCTCACATCCATGTCGCAGAACTGCATCCAGCAGGCAGGAGGCCAGGCCGCGGGTCAGAGCTTCGTGGCAAACTGGTCCCGTGTAGTTGAAGTCAGGCTGAGCACCAGCCTGGAGCAGCACCCGAAAGCAGTGGAGGTGGTGATAGGCAGCACTGATGTAGAGAGGACACACCACTAATGTGTTGAGAGTGCGGGCACTTAAGAGGAGCCGGGGACCCAGCTGGTGGTCCATGTCAACATCAGCTTTGAACCTGGACAGAGGCAACCACAGTTAccattaaactttattttaattatggAGACATTAAAGGAAATTGTAGAGGTTGATAGCAGAAAAAATTATCTTAGTGTAATAATACATCAGAGGGCATTTTAAGGATGATGACACAGTGTGCAACAAAAAATCCGGAGTCTATAAATTGTGATTTAGAAAAATGTGGTAAgctcatataaaaatataattcaaGATGATATGCTCATGACAGTTTTTAGTATTACTGTCTtttcagattgtttttgtttactgtCCCATGTGGGCAGCTGTTGCTGACTGATGAGACTGGAAAGATTTGTTTTTtgcaaaaagataaaagaagcttctttttttttaaactgcagcCTGAAGCAGTGGAAAACATTACCACACACATCTAGCAGTAAACCAAAATGCTGACCCCTCAATCAAAACAAACTGCAttgacataaaataaaaatttctCTAAACTAAAAAAGTGTGGAAGCTGAAGATGTgtgggaggagacagagaggcagatggaAACAAGAAAAACTAGACAGGCTTGATCTCATACCAACCTTTTACCCTCCAGTATCATCAGTTAGTATTTTTTATCTTAGAGGTGTATTACAGTCCAAACATTCAATCATTGATAAAAACCATCATGATCCACAAGAGCAGGCCAGCACCGAGAGGCTCAGAAAAAAGAGCTTCTACTCTCAGGCCACTTGGATCCTAAATGAGGTCACTGCCAaagatttctttttgtttatcaTTGAGAGAATTACAGTTCCACTTCAATTAGCAGAAATGTAATCCTCAATTACTGATATGCCTTTTAAAGCTAATACTCATAGGTCAATggccaaaagaaaaacaaatcatagTCTGTTACAATATACAGCAAATATCTTACAAACAAAAGAGTAGGAAAAAGttataaaaatctgatttttaagACTTACTGACATTTACATGTGaccacatttgtttttgtgttcataCTGTGGCTGCCACTAatggttattttcattatcgattcatctgttgattattttctcaataatAGTTTGGTGAAAGATATAGTGGAAAAAAATGCCATGTACAATTTCTCGAAGCCCACAGCGATGTCTTCAGTGTGCCTGTTTTTATACTCAGTTAACTGTGATacatgacaaagaaaagatCAAATTCTTACATTTAAGACCCTGAAACCAGaaacttgaaaaatgactgagacaattaatcaataatcaaaatgGTTTCTTGCTGCTTAATCTTCTATCAGTTGACTAGTTCACttatcaactaatcattgcagctcttaTCCACTCAGTGCACACTGACACATATATGATGCTTATACAGCTACAGATCACCAGCCCAACACAGGCAGGTATTATTCTGGTCTTCTCCTAACCTTACCTAATGAGCTCCTGCAGTACGTCCAGCCGTCCCACCCGTGCAGCGTGGTACAGCGGGGTACTACGGTGGTGGCGGCTTCCATTGGGGTCAGCTCCGGCTTCAAGGAGGATCCGGACACATTCCAGGTGACCGTTAACCACAGCTACG encodes the following:
- the asb1 gene encoding ankyrin repeat and SOCS box protein 1, with protein sequence MAEGPEADVDDPPGNSVPPLITVSDLPSATAAGRNLKEWLQEQFCDKPLEQDDMRLHNAAYVGDLDTLRNLLQEDSFKQRINEKSVWCCGCLPCTPLRIAATAGHAPCVAYLIAQGAEVDLVDVKGQTALYVAVVNGHLECVRILLEAGADPNGSRHHRSTPLYHAARVGRLDVLQELIRFKADVDMDHQLGPRLLLSARTLNTLVVCPLYISAAYHHLHCFRVLLQAGAQPDFNYTGPVCHEALTRGLASCLLDAVLRHGCEVGFIRLLLDHGANPALVPWESELEAPNRRKVDPEALRVFLEARRIPRRLTHLCRIRIRRAMGKSRLNNIPSLPLPQPIKNFLLHEN